Genomic DNA from bacterium:
CCGCGAGCTCAAGCGCGAAACTCGCGCGCGCGCGGTACTACTGACCGGCCGCGGACGCGCATTCAGCGCCGGTGGTGACTTCGACTGGTTCCCGTCGCTCGACGATCTGGAAAAACTCGAAAACCTGCGACGCGACGCCAAACAGATGATCTGGGATCTTCTCGATGTCGAAGTTCCGATCGTTGCGGCGCTCAATGGTCACGCGGTGGGTCTGGGCGCATCGCTGGCCCTGCTCTGCGACACCATCTTCATGGCCGAGACGGCCACCCTCGCCGACCCGCATGTTCGCGTAGGTATCGTGGCGGGCGACGGCGGCGTGGCCATCTGGCCTTTGGTCCTGGGACCGGCGCGCGCAAAGCAGTACCTGATGACCGGAGATGCCGTGAACGCACAGGAGGCGGAGCGCCTCGGCCTGGTCAATCGCGTCGTCTCCGCCGAGGAATTACAGGACCAGGCCATGGCCTTCGCGACGAAGCTAAGCGCCGGAGCCCCGCTGGCCGTGCGTTACACCAAGCAAGCGGTAAACAAACTGGTCAAGAATGCCCTGAACATCGCGTTCGACACGTCGACGGCACTCGAGATCGTGACATTCCAGAGCGAAGACCACGCGGAAGCACTGAACGCGATTCGCGAAAAACGCAAGCCGCACTTCAGGGGACGTTGACCTGGGAAGCTGACCCCGGAGACGCGGACACCGACCGGCAAGGGAGAATCTCATGGAACTCTACGATGCGATGAAGACCCTCAGAGCGGTGCGTCGGTTGCGACCCGATCCCATCCCCGACGAGGTACTGCGACGTGTGCTGGAAGCCGCAACCTGGGCGCCGAGCGGAGGCAATGTGCAGGCGTGGCGAATCGTCGTCGTCAAAGATGCCGCGAAGAAAGCCGCGCTTGGCGCACTCTACTCCACGCGCTGGAAGGCTTATAGCCAGGGGCATCGCGCACTGCTCGCAGACGCTCCCAAGGAAGTCCGCGAGAAGAACGAGCGCATGATCGCAGCGGGCGACTACCTGGCCGAGAACTTCGCCGATACACCGGCCGTGCTGATCAGCTGTTTCAATCCCAAGGGGTTGGCGGTCACCGACGAAAAACAGGAGCGGCTCTCGGTCGTCGGAGGCGCATCGATCTACCCGGCCGTCCAGAACCTGCTACTCGCCTGTCGCAACGAAGGCCTGGGCTGCGTGTTGACGACGCTCTTGTGTGAAGTCGAGAGCGAGGTCAGGACGCTCCTGGAAATCCCCGATCCCTGGTACACCGCCGCCATGATTCCGATCGGCTATCCGGTCGGGGGCGGGCACGGCAGCATTTCTCGAAGACCGGTCGAGAAGATGGTCTACGGCGATCGCTGGGGACAGCCGCTTTAGCGGCCGATCTGCATGCCGACCACTTTCGCCGACGAACCGGAACACATCGGACTGCTTCGCGAGACCCTGCGGCGCTTTGTCGCCGAAGAGATGAAGCCCGAATGGGTTCGAGAGTGGGACCGGGAGCACCGCTTTCCCCGCGAACTCTTTCGCAAGCTCGCGGATCTGGGCGTGTGCGGCCTCACCATCGACGAGGAGTTCGGAGGTGCGGGCCGCGACCTGGTGGCCGCCGTCGCCGTGATCGAGGAACTCTGTCGCGCCGGGAGTTTCGCCGCGGGCCCGTTCATCCACTGCGCCTTCTACGGCGGAATGAACATCTCGGAAAACGGCTCTCCGACCCAGAAGCGGGAACTGCTGCCGAAACTGGCGCGCGGAGAACTGCTCTTCGCGTACGGCTTGTCGGAACCCGACGTGGGCGGAGACCTGGCGAGCGTTCGCACCACGGCTCGGCTTTCAGACGACGGTCGGCACCTGGTTCTCAACGGCATGAAGCGCTGGTGTACGGGAGCCGAGTTTGCCGACTATATCTACTGCCTGGTGCGCAGCGACGAGCAGGCCGAGCGCTATCGAAACCTCAGCTTCGTTCTGGTGCCGACCGATCTGCCCGGCATCGAGATCCAACCCATCGAACACGTCAATCTTCGATATACACTTTCCAGTGACGTCGCATTCGACGACGTGAAAGTACCGATCGATCTCGTCGTGGGCGGAGAAGAAAGTCTGAACCGCGGCTGGAAGATGCTGGCGGGACGAGCGCTCGACGTGGAAAAGCTCGAGATCTCCGCCGTCAGCTTTGGAATCGCCCAGGCCGCCGTCGAAGAAGCCTGGGCCTACGCGCAGGAACGCCAACAATTCGGCAAGCCGATCAGCGGACACCAGGCCGTGCGCCACTCGCTGGTCGAGGCGCGCACGCGATTGGAGGCGTGCAGGCATATGCTCTACAACGCCGCCTGGCTGGCCAACCAGGACCGGCCC
This window encodes:
- a CDS encoding enoyl-CoA hydratase/isomerase family protein → RELKRETRARAVLLTGRGRAFSAGGDFDWFPSLDDLEKLENLRRDAKQMIWDLLDVEVPIVAALNGHAVGLGASLALLCDTIFMAETATLADPHVRVGIVAGDGGVAIWPLVLGPARAKQYLMTGDAVNAQEAERLGLVNRVVSAEELQDQAMAFATKLSAGAPLAVRYTKQAVNKLVKNALNIAFDTSTALEIVTFQSEDHAEALNAIREKRKPHFRGR
- a CDS encoding nitroreductase family protein, with the protein product MELYDAMKTLRAVRRLRPDPIPDEVLRRVLEAATWAPSGGNVQAWRIVVVKDAAKKAALGALYSTRWKAYSQGHRALLADAPKEVREKNERMIAAGDYLAENFADTPAVLISCFNPKGLAVTDEKQERLSVVGGASIYPAVQNLLLACRNEGLGCVLTTLLCEVESEVRTLLEIPDPWYTAAMIPIGYPVGGGHGSISRRPVEKMVYGDRWGQPL
- a CDS encoding acyl-CoA/acyl-ACP dehydrogenase yields the protein MPTTFADEPEHIGLLRETLRRFVAEEMKPEWVREWDREHRFPRELFRKLADLGVCGLTIDEEFGGAGRDLVAAVAVIEELCRAGSFAAGPFIHCAFYGGMNISENGSPTQKRELLPKLARGELLFAYGLSEPDVGGDLASVRTTARLSDDGRHLVLNGMKRWCTGAEFADYIYCLVRSDEQAERYRNLSFVLVPTDLPGIEIQPIEHVNLRYTLSSDVAFDDVKVPIDLVVGGEESLNRGWKMLAGRALDVEKLEISAVSFGIAQAAVEEAWAYAQERQQFGKPISGHQAVRHSLVEARTRLEACRHMLYNAAWLANQDRPCSVEASMAKLFVADTAVEIVLACQRVMGAYGLSEGYDMERHVRDILGMPIVGGSSNMQKNNIANRLGLAG